The following proteins are encoded in a genomic region of Zea mays cultivar B73 chromosome 9, Zm-B73-REFERENCE-NAM-5.0, whole genome shotgun sequence:
- the LOC103638109 gene encoding uncharacterized protein isoform X2, with protein MGHHHISRSYFRQTDIKRSGNASIDIMSKFFKLMVVLQLMNDLNRSVQDAAISCIEAYSVLEVLRPLYNSPKILEQKILDDGSLRLCELISSVSVSLAPTTSQLLIAIRSQRCQILHSP; from the exons ATGGGGCATCATCACATATCTAGGTCGTATTTTCGACAGACAGATATAAAACGGAGTGGGAATGCCTCG ATTGATATCATGTCCAAGTTCTTCAAGCTGATGGTG GTTCTACAATTAATGAATGATTTGAACCGAAGTGTTCAAGATGCCGCTATCTCTTGTATTGAG GCTTATAGTGTGCTTGAGGTTCTTCGACCTCTCTATAATTCCCCTAAGATACTGGAACAAAAG ATTCTAGATGATG GATCATTGCGTCTCTGCGAGCTAATCAG TTCTGTGAGCGTCTCCCTAGCCCCAACGACGAGTCAACTGTTGATTGCCATCAGATCTCAAAGATGCCAAATCTTGCATTCACCATAG
- the LOC103638109 gene encoding uncharacterized protein isoform X1 translates to MGHHHISRSYFRQTDIKRSGNASIDIMSKFFKLMVVLQLMNDLNRSVQDAAISCIEAYSVLEVLRPLYNSPKILEQKVTVAIYVNLQFRCRLAVVGLWYPVCNFADAPATHIYHCLFFNQ, encoded by the exons ATGGGGCATCATCACATATCTAGGTCGTATTTTCGACAGACAGATATAAAACGGAGTGGGAATGCCTCG ATTGATATCATGTCCAAGTTCTTCAAGCTGATGGTG GTTCTACAATTAATGAATGATTTGAACCGAAGTGTTCAAGATGCCGCTATCTCTTGTATTGAG GCTTATAGTGTGCTTGAGGTTCTTCGACCTCTCTATAATTCCCCTAAGATACTGGAACAAAAGGTAACTGTTGCGATATATGTCAATCTTCAATTTCGTTGTCGCTTAGCAGttgttgggctttggtacccagtCTGTAATTTTGCTGATGCACCAGCGACACATATTTATCATTGTTTATTTTTTAATCAATAA
- the LOC100382171 gene encoding Auxin-responsive protein SAUR50 — MAIVNKKQGGAAASGLKHILKRCSSLGRRQQQHQRSVGEDEKEEEEATGLPSDVPRGHFAVYVGERRRRFVVPIALLDRPEFRTLLRRAEEEFGFAGAGGAGGALVLPCEEVAFRSLTSALACAR; from the coding sequence ATGGCGATCGTCAACAAGAAgcagggcggcgcggcggcgtcggGGCTGAAGCACATCCTGAAGCGGTGCTCGAGCCTGGGACGGCGCCAGCAGCAGCATCAGCGCAGCGTTGGGGAGGAtgagaaggaggaggaggaggccacGGGGCTGCCGTCCGACGTGCCGCGCGGCCACTTCGCGGTGTACGTGGGCGAGCGGCGGCGCCGGTTCGTGGTGCCCATCGCGCTACTGGACCGCCCCGAGTTCCGGACCCTGCTGCGGCGCGCCGAGGAGGAGTTTGGGTTCGCGGGCGCCGGCGGCGCCGGCGGCGCCCTCGTCCTCCCCTGCGAGGAGGTCGCCTTCCGCTCCCTCACCTCCGCGCTCGCCTGCGCCCGGTGA